A stretch of the Leptidea sinapis chromosome 5, ilLepSina1.1, whole genome shotgun sequence genome encodes the following:
- the LOC126964645 gene encoding serine/arginine repetitive matrix protein 1, with translation MGCGQSKINLYPRRNKNGGKGNSAKKSGAAEKETDEEEGSAGAGQPEETKDETDNAKHILPLTTHVPTVEASASMQDFFKMLDEKIEKGKDYDSSSETEVEIEKERRKRLIDQWRSASQSTQSSLSQSSPPTPARRRLHRPIPPQPPERQNSPGSARRCYRQQHIPEGMSPPPRRAHSAQSHHPPEVRHNHDNWQDATRSPVKRPQSAGANWKGNPKVAPYNQKPKKNEVNENQRTVHKDSETLAHSVETSPNSQITYNPTFQTHSPAHSTKSQQPYIAQIISYPMSQQVTPPSPPKYIEPPEEYQDPQTLDTKHNQNQKQLPTTQVTTQSNIYYIHGNSTTNVSHDLAHQRQQTAIHLQQYVAMKQAQQQMFSYLQRGPHTVFPNVDYSQIPHPRQFESEEYNAQFPHPAMRPHSAPPPVGVVRPMAVAPGFGPLSDAHMVQMPMYVHMPPVVSTMGPWMAGQGSEMHYYPQTPFMPMYRPNSAGSAGTLTRYQKKETMESDGKNVCQSINLVRQKQIGQIVSIPGQELTVCNSTSDSPSSASVSTDSGVSPGNSAPSCKSTVFNTTITDSFTTVDKTKKVKTFSARSLKNSKSLDS, from the exons GTGCTGCGGAGAAGGAGACAGATGAAGAAGAAGGGAGCGCTGGTGCGGGACAACCGGAGGAGACAAAAGATGAAACTGATAACGCGAAACATATCCTGCCACTCACAACACATGTACCAACAGT TGAAGCATCAGCCAGCATGCAAGATTTTTTCAAAATGTTGGATGAGAAAATTGAAAAG GGCAAGGACTACGACTCCTCCAGTGAGACTGAAGTTGAAATAGAAAAAGAGAGAAGAAAACGCTTGATAGATCAATGGCGATCCGCTTCTCAATCCACGCAATCATCTCTATCTCAATCCAGTCCACCTACACCAGCTAGAAGGCGACTTCATCGACCTATCCCACCACAACCGCCAGAGAGACAGAACAGCCCTGGATCTGCCAGACGCTGTTACAGACAACAACACATTCCTGAAGGTATGTCACCACCTCCGAGAAGAGCCCATAGTGCTCAATCACACCATCCTCCAGAAGTACGCCATAACCATGACAATTGGCAGGATGCAACAAGATCACCAGTTAAAAGACCACAAAGCGCCGGTGCCAACTGGAAAGGAAATCCCAAAGTAGCACCTTATAATCAAAAACCAAAGAAAAATGAAGTCAATGAAAACCAAAGAACTGTGCATAAGGATAGCGAAACTTTAGCACACTCAGTTGAAACTAGTCCAAATTCTCAAATTACGTATAACCCAACATTCCAAACCCACAGCCCTGCTCATAGTACAAAATCACAGCAGCCTTATATAGCCCAAATCATTAGTTATCCAATGTCACAACAGGTGACTCCACCCTCGCCACCTAAATACATAGAACCTCCTGAAGAGTACCAAGATCCACAAACTCTAGACACTAAGCATAACCAGAATCAGAAACAGTTGCCAACAACGCAGGTCACAACTCAATCGAATATCTACTACATCCATGGTAATTCTACAACGAATGTCTCTCATGATTTAGCCCACCAGAGGCAGCAGACTGCTATACATTTGCAACAGTATGTCGCAATGAAACAAGCTCAACAGCAAATGTTTTCCTATCTTCAACGAGGTCCTCACACCGTATTTCCCAATGTTGACTATTCGCAAATACCACATCCTAGACAATTTGAAAGTGAGGAGTACAATGCTCAATTCCCTCATCCTGCTATGCGTCCTCATAGCGCACCACCACCCGTGGGAGTTGTCAGGCCAATGGCTGTTGCACCTGGTTTCGGACCTCTATCCGACGCTCATATGGTCCAAATGCCAATGTACGTGCACATGCCTCCAGTAGTGTCCACAATGGGTCCATGGATGGCCGGTCAAGGCTCTGAAATGCATTACTACCCTCAAACACCGTTCATGCCGATGTACCGACCCAATTCCGCAGGCTCAGCCGGCACTTTGACTAGATATCAAAAGAAAGAGACGATGGAGAGTGATGGGAAGAATGTGTGCCAAAGTATAAATCTGGTGAGGCAGAAGCAGATTGGGCAAATAGTTTCGATACCTGGGCAGGAGTTGACGGTGTGCAACAGCACCAGTGACAGCCCCAGCTCCGCATCAGTCAGCACGGACAGCGGAGTGTCTCCAGGGAACAGTGCACCAAGTTGTAAGTCCACCGTGTTTAATACCACTATAACAGACTCATTTACAACGGTAGATAAGACTAAAAAAGTGAAAACGTTCAGTGCGCGATCGCTGAAAAATTCTAAAAGTCTAGATTCTTAG